One genomic region from Ornithinimicrobium flavum encodes:
- a CDS encoding alpha-ketoglutarate-dependent dioxygenase AlkB, with translation MMLQGSLLDQVEEVGLRSLGSAVRRTVLDHGAWIDVRPGWVTGSDELFTRLALGGPAGVQWRGEQRTMWDKQVTTPRLLRFYREAEPLPDPVLEQARTTLSDHYAGELGEPFATAGMCLYRDGRDSVAWHGDRFGRAAEHNTMVAIVSLGAPRALLLRPRGGGASLRHVLGHGDLLVMGGSCQRTWDHCVPKTSTPVGPRISIQFRPRGVR, from the coding sequence ATGATGCTGCAGGGGTCGCTGCTGGACCAGGTCGAGGAGGTCGGGCTGCGCAGCCTGGGGAGCGCGGTGCGACGCACCGTGCTGGACCACGGAGCGTGGATCGACGTCCGGCCGGGGTGGGTCACGGGGTCGGACGAGCTGTTCACCCGGCTCGCCCTCGGCGGACCGGCCGGTGTCCAGTGGCGCGGGGAGCAGCGCACCATGTGGGACAAGCAGGTGACGACGCCGCGGCTGCTGCGGTTCTACCGGGAGGCGGAGCCGCTGCCCGACCCCGTCCTCGAGCAGGCGCGGACCACCCTGTCCGACCACTACGCGGGCGAGCTGGGCGAGCCCTTCGCCACGGCCGGCATGTGCCTCTATCGCGACGGGCGCGACAGCGTCGCCTGGCACGGCGACCGGTTCGGCCGGGCCGCCGAGCACAACACCATGGTGGCGATCGTGTCGCTGGGGGCGCCCAGGGCGTTGCTGCTGCGCCCCCGGGGCGGCGGTGCCAGCCTGCGCCACGTGCTGGGCCACGGCGACCTGCTGGTCATGGGCGGCAGCTGCCAGCGGACCTGGGACCATTGCGTCCCCAAGACCAGCACCCCCGTGGGCCCGCGGATCAGCATCCAGTTCCGCCCGCGCGGGGTGCGCTGA
- a CDS encoding putative PEP-binding protein, producing the protein MATRHRVTVTFPMVTTREDVDWARERLGEAAARGGHRGIPPGLGVGIMAEVPAVALRADRVAEGLDVLSIGSNDLSQYTLAAERGNPRVAPWSDPLDPSVLQLIRQVCDRAPEGVVVSLCGEMAADPDVAALLVGLGVREISSTAASVPTVKARLRAATLTQLQELATAAEACGGAAEVRALLDRSV; encoded by the coding sequence GTGGCGACCCGGCACCGCGTCACGGTGACCTTCCCGATGGTCACCACCCGGGAGGACGTGGACTGGGCCCGGGAGCGCCTGGGGGAGGCCGCGGCCCGCGGTGGTCACCGGGGGATCCCGCCCGGTCTGGGCGTGGGGATCATGGCCGAGGTGCCGGCCGTGGCCCTGCGCGCTGACCGGGTGGCAGAAGGCCTGGATGTGCTCTCGATCGGCAGCAACGACCTGAGCCAGTACACCCTGGCGGCCGAACGCGGCAACCCCCGGGTCGCCCCGTGGTCGGACCCCCTCGACCCCTCCGTGCTGCAGCTCATCAGGCAGGTCTGCGACCGGGCGCCGGAGGGGGTCGTCGTGAGCCTGTGCGGGGAGATGGCGGCCGACCCGGACGTGGCGGCGCTCCTGGTCGGCCTGGGGGTCCGGGAGATCAGCTCGACGGCGGCCTCGGTGCCGACGGTGAAGGCGCGGCTGCGTGCGGCGACCCTGACCCAGCTCCAGGAGCTCGCGACGGCCGCGGAGGCGTGCGGGGGAGCGGCGGAGGTGCGGGCGCTGCTGGACCGGTCCGTCTAG
- the dhaK gene encoding dihydroxyacetone kinase subunit DhaK: MKKFLNDPQDVVREALRGLALAHPRSLRVDLERRIVLRADAPAPGRVGVVSGGGAGHEPLHTGFVGVGMLTAACVGEVFTSPVPDQILGATTAVDGGAGVLHVVKNYTGDVLNFEMAAELAHESGVRVEQVLVADDVAVEDSTWTAGRRGVAATLLVEKIVGAAAEEGADLHRCAELGRRTAARAASMGIALSSCTVPAAGRPTINLGPQEIEVGVGIHGEPGRARVPMAPARELAALLVEPVLADLAPARGEPVLVLVNGFGGTPLLELHLVFAEVVPLVQAAGLVVARSLVGSYVTSLDMAGCSLTLLRLDDELVRCWDAPVDTPALRR; this comes from the coding sequence ATGAAGAAGTTCCTCAACGATCCGCAGGACGTGGTCCGGGAGGCTCTGCGGGGCCTGGCCCTGGCCCATCCGCGGTCGTTGCGGGTGGACCTTGAGCGGCGGATCGTGCTGCGTGCCGACGCGCCCGCCCCCGGTCGGGTGGGGGTGGTCTCCGGTGGCGGGGCGGGCCACGAGCCGCTCCACACCGGCTTCGTGGGGGTCGGCATGCTCACCGCCGCCTGCGTCGGGGAGGTCTTCACCTCTCCGGTCCCCGACCAGATCCTGGGCGCGACCACGGCCGTCGACGGCGGCGCCGGCGTCCTGCACGTGGTGAAGAACTACACCGGCGACGTGCTCAACTTCGAGATGGCCGCGGAGCTCGCCCACGAGAGCGGGGTGCGGGTGGAGCAGGTGCTCGTCGCCGACGACGTCGCGGTGGAGGACAGCACCTGGACGGCCGGACGCCGCGGGGTGGCGGCGACCCTGCTCGTGGAGAAGATCGTCGGGGCGGCCGCGGAGGAGGGGGCGGACCTGCACAGGTGCGCCGAGCTCGGGCGTCGGACCGCCGCCCGGGCGGCGTCGATGGGGATCGCCCTGAGCTCGTGCACCGTGCCGGCGGCGGGGCGACCCACCATCAACCTCGGTCCGCAGGAGATCGAGGTCGGGGTCGGCATCCACGGTGAGCCGGGCCGCGCCCGGGTGCCGATGGCACCCGCGCGGGAGCTCGCCGCCCTGCTGGTCGAGCCGGTCCTCGCCGACCTGGCCCCGGCGCGGGGGGAGCCGGTGCTGGTCCTGGTCAACGGCTTCGGCGGGACGCCGCTGCTCGAGCTCCACCTCGTCTTCGCCGAGGTGGTGCCGCTGGTGCAGGCGGCGGGGCTCGTCGTCGCACGGTCCCTCGTGGGGAGCTACGTGACCTCCCTGGACATGGCCGGCTGCTCCCTGACCCTGCTGCGGCTCGACGACGAGCTGGTGCGATGCTGGGACGCTCCGGTGGACACCCCGGCTCTTCGACGGTGA
- a CDS encoding isoprenyl transferase has product MAAPRPTQRPTPHPSGARPPAVPLDLVPRHVAIVMDGNGRWANQRGLRRTQGHEAGEASLLDVIAGGIEIGVRCISAYAFSTENWRRSPDEVRFLMGFNRDVIHRRRDELDSWGVRVVWSGRTPRLWRSVISELRDAEERTRDNDVITLNFCVNYGGRAELADAVRAIGEDVRAGRLNPRGIDERTIGRYLYHPEVPDVDLFVRSSGEQRTSNFLLWQSAYAEMVFQDVLWPDYDRRHLWAAIEQYASRDRRYGGAVDTPTS; this is encoded by the coding sequence ATGGCCGCCCCCCGCCCGACGCAGCGCCCGACCCCGCACCCGTCGGGGGCACGCCCGCCCGCGGTGCCGCTGGACCTCGTCCCCCGGCACGTCGCCATCGTCATGGACGGCAACGGCCGGTGGGCCAACCAGCGAGGGCTGCGCCGGACCCAGGGGCACGAGGCGGGGGAGGCCTCGCTCCTGGACGTCATCGCCGGCGGGATCGAGATCGGGGTCCGGTGCATCAGCGCCTACGCCTTCTCCACCGAGAACTGGCGCCGCAGCCCCGACGAGGTCCGCTTCCTCATGGGCTTCAACCGTGACGTCATCCACCGCCGCCGCGACGAGCTCGACTCCTGGGGGGTGCGCGTCGTGTGGTCGGGCCGGACGCCCCGGCTCTGGCGCTCGGTGATCTCCGAGCTGCGTGACGCCGAGGAGCGCACCCGGGACAACGACGTCATCACGCTGAACTTCTGCGTCAACTACGGAGGCCGGGCCGAGCTCGCGGACGCGGTGCGGGCGATCGGCGAGGACGTCCGGGCCGGACGGCTCAACCCCCGCGGGATCGACGAGCGCACCATCGGGCGCTACCTCTACCACCCGGAGGTGCCGGACGTCGACCTGTTCGTGCGGTCCTCGGGGGAGCAGCGGACGTCCAACTTCCTGCTCTGGCAGAGCGCCTACGCCGAGATGGTCTTCCAGGACGTCCTCTGGCCCGACTACGACCGGCGCCACCTCTGGGCCGCGATCGAGCAGTACGCGTCGAGGGACCGGCGCTACGGCGGGGCGGTGGACACCCCGACGAGCTGA
- a CDS encoding DUF6703 family protein produces the protein MTTQQPSSAPSAAGGPGPFRRSVEQASRPALELLGRLPVWLPFLVLLVLLLGGGFLGGPAGWVLVGVAMLFILWLLFLSWPRLTPVERVMRVAVLVLFLAVTVTQLVPRG, from the coding sequence GTGACCACCCAGCAGCCCTCGTCAGCACCCTCGGCGGCCGGGGGCCCCGGCCCCTTCCGACGCTCGGTCGAGCAGGCCAGCAGGCCGGCCCTCGAGCTGCTGGGGCGGCTCCCCGTCTGGCTGCCCTTCCTCGTCCTGCTCGTCCTGCTCCTCGGCGGCGGCTTCCTCGGAGGCCCCGCAGGATGGGTGCTGGTCGGTGTGGCCATGCTGTTCATCCTGTGGCTGCTCTTCCTGTCCTGGCCCCGCCTGACGCCGGTCGAGCGCGTCATGCGGGTCGCGGTGCTCGTGCTCTTCCTCGCGGTGACGGTCACCCAGCTGGTGCCGCGCGGTTGA
- a CDS encoding hemolysin family protein: MIEEGEREMIHSIFELGDTVAREVMVPRPDLVTIKSEKVLRQAMSLFLRSGFSRIPVVGEDTDDVLGVLYFKDVTRAVNSRGSAASSVPVTELMRPVQRIPEMKRVGELLREMQQGRQQIALVIDEYGGTAGIITMEDVIEEIVGEITDEYDREQLEVEQVVTDDGTEVTRVPASMPVDDLAEMFEVPIETEDVDSVGGLLATAIGMVPIQGSVGQVAGLELTAERMAGRRRRVATVLVRRLPEESDEDPAAHRSGQDERGDAGAAVAGGPEEEVSSGAR, translated from the coding sequence GTGATCGAGGAGGGGGAGCGGGAGATGATCCACTCCATCTTCGAGCTCGGGGACACCGTGGCCCGCGAGGTCATGGTGCCGCGGCCGGACCTGGTGACGATCAAGTCCGAGAAGGTCCTGCGTCAGGCCATGAGCCTGTTCCTGCGCTCCGGCTTCTCCCGCATCCCGGTCGTCGGGGAGGACACCGACGACGTCCTGGGGGTGCTCTACTTCAAGGACGTCACCCGGGCGGTCAACAGCAGGGGGAGCGCGGCGAGCTCGGTGCCCGTCACCGAGCTCATGCGGCCGGTCCAGCGCATTCCCGAGATGAAGCGCGTCGGCGAGCTGCTGCGGGAGATGCAGCAGGGCCGCCAGCAGATCGCCCTCGTCATCGACGAGTACGGCGGGACCGCCGGCATCATCACCATGGAGGACGTCATCGAGGAGATCGTCGGCGAGATCACCGACGAGTACGACCGGGAGCAGCTCGAGGTCGAGCAGGTCGTCACCGACGACGGCACCGAGGTCACCCGCGTCCCGGCGAGCATGCCGGTGGACGACCTGGCCGAGATGTTCGAGGTGCCGATCGAGACCGAGGACGTCGACTCCGTCGGCGGGCTCCTGGCCACCGCCATCGGGATGGTGCCGATCCAGGGCTCCGTCGGGCAGGTCGCCGGGCTCGAGCTCACGGCCGAGCGGATGGCGGGGCGGCGACGCCGGGTGGCGACCGTCCTGGTGCGTCGCCTGCCCGAGGAGTCGGACGAGGACCCGGCCGCCCACCGGTCGGGTCAGGACGAGCGTGGGGACGCCGGCGCTGCCGTCGCCGGCGGCCCCGAGGAGGAGGTGAGCAGCGGTGCCCGCTGA
- a CDS encoding metal ABC transporter permease gives MSEMLSLEFMRNALLAALCVGLAAPLVGIFLVQRRLSLIGDGLGHVALAGVAVGVVTQNNPVWTALVAAVLAAVAIELVRARGRTSGDLALALMFYGGIAAGVVIINRADGSQTTNLTGFLFGSITTTSREDVLVFAVLSVLIVGITWVLRERFFAVAGDEEHARASGLPVLGLNILLAVLTAVTVVVSMRVIGLLLISALMILPNAASQQFARSFRSAAWWALVLGVVAAVGGVALSYSADTATGGTIVLMSIGIFVLAATASWVRRAVAAARHRHAERHLHEHGPGCGHEAVLHEDHVDYLHDGHRHAAHEGHYDEHGEHPHTPDETPVRTEASR, from the coding sequence GTGAGCGAGATGCTGTCGCTGGAGTTCATGCGCAACGCCCTGCTGGCCGCCCTGTGCGTCGGCCTCGCCGCCCCCCTGGTCGGGATCTTCCTCGTCCAGCGGCGGCTCTCCCTCATCGGGGACGGCCTGGGTCACGTGGCCCTCGCGGGGGTGGCCGTCGGCGTCGTCACGCAGAACAACCCGGTCTGGACCGCGCTCGTCGCGGCCGTCCTGGCCGCCGTCGCCATCGAGCTGGTGCGGGCCCGCGGCCGCACGTCGGGGGATCTCGCCCTGGCGCTGATGTTCTACGGGGGCATCGCGGCCGGCGTGGTCATCATCAACAGGGCCGACGGGTCGCAGACGACGAACCTCACCGGCTTCCTCTTCGGCTCGATCACCACCACCTCTCGGGAGGACGTGCTCGTCTTCGCCGTCCTGTCCGTCCTCATCGTCGGCATCACCTGGGTGCTGCGGGAGCGCTTCTTCGCCGTCGCGGGGGACGAGGAGCACGCCCGGGCCTCGGGCCTGCCGGTGCTGGGCCTCAACATCCTGCTGGCCGTGCTCACCGCGGTCACGGTGGTCGTGTCCATGCGGGTCATCGGGCTGCTCCTCATCAGCGCCCTGATGATCCTGCCGAACGCCGCCTCCCAGCAGTTCGCCCGCAGTTTCCGGTCGGCGGCCTGGTGGGCGCTGGTGCTGGGCGTGGTCGCCGCGGTCGGCGGGGTGGCCCTCTCCTACTCCGCCGACACCGCCACCGGCGGGACCATCGTGCTCATGTCGATCGGGATCTTCGTGCTCGCCGCGACCGCCAGCTGGGTGCGGCGTGCCGTCGCCGCCGCGCGGCACCGGCACGCCGAGCGGCACCTGCACGAGCACGGGCCCGGGTGCGGCCACGAGGCCGTCCTCCACGAGGACCACGTCGACTACCTGCACGACGGGCACCGGCACGCCGCCCACGAGGGTCACTACGACGAGCACGGTGAGCATCCGCATACCCCCGACGAGACGCCCGTGCGCACGGAGGCGAGCCGATGA
- a CDS encoding Fur family transcriptional regulator, which yields MRPTTRRPTRQQLAVMEQLGEREDFTSAQELHAQLREGGAKVGLATVYRTLASLAAAGEVDTLRTDEGEAVYRRCSRGHHHHLVCRVCGRTVEIDGPAVERWADTVAAEHGFTQVEHTLEVFGVCSACGTT from the coding sequence ATGAGACCGACGACCCGACGACCCACCCGGCAGCAGCTCGCGGTCATGGAGCAGCTGGGCGAGCGGGAGGACTTCACCAGCGCCCAGGAGCTCCACGCGCAGCTGCGGGAGGGCGGGGCCAAGGTGGGCCTGGCCACCGTCTACCGCACCCTGGCCTCGCTCGCCGCCGCCGGCGAGGTGGACACCCTGCGCACGGACGAGGGGGAGGCGGTCTACCGCCGCTGCTCCCGCGGCCACCACCACCACCTGGTCTGCCGGGTGTGCGGCCGGACCGTGGAGATCGACGGGCCCGCCGTGGAGCGGTGGGCGGACACGGTCGCCGCCGAGCACGGCTTCACCCAGGTCGAGCACACGCTGGAGGTCTTCGGCGTGTGCTCCGCCTGCGGGACGACCTGA
- a CDS encoding metal ABC transporter ATP-binding protein, translating to MSTAPATVPPVIRLHRATFGYQGRPVVSDVDLEVRSGEVLAVLGPNGSGKTTLVKGLLGLSEHLSGEASVLGTPLARLRDRTRIGYVPQRHTLVGGVRATVGEVVGTGLLATRPWWRPARRADRTAVQEALEAVGLGDRARFDIETLSGGQQRRVLIARALVVRPEVLVMDEPTAGVDRASQAVLAGVLQRLGETGTTMLVVTHELSALRGVVDRILEVDLGRLAFDGPPEAYADHQAGLARASRRGGAA from the coding sequence GTGAGCACCGCCCCCGCCACCGTGCCACCCGTGATCCGGCTCCACCGGGCCACCTTCGGCTACCAGGGCCGCCCTGTCGTCAGCGACGTCGACCTCGAGGTCCGTTCCGGGGAGGTGCTGGCCGTGCTGGGCCCCAACGGGTCGGGCAAGACGACGCTGGTCAAGGGCCTGCTCGGGCTGTCCGAGCACCTCTCCGGGGAGGCCTCGGTGCTCGGCACCCCGCTGGCCCGGCTCCGCGACCGGACGCGCATCGGCTACGTCCCGCAGCGGCACACCCTCGTGGGCGGGGTCCGGGCCACGGTCGGCGAGGTCGTCGGGACCGGGCTGCTCGCCACCCGCCCCTGGTGGCGCCCCGCGCGTCGGGCCGACCGCACGGCGGTGCAGGAGGCCCTGGAGGCGGTGGGGCTGGGCGACCGGGCCAGGTTCGACATCGAGACGCTGTCCGGGGGGCAGCAGCGGCGGGTGCTCATCGCCCGGGCCCTGGTCGTGCGTCCCGAGGTCCTCGTCATGGACGAGCCGACCGCCGGGGTGGACCGGGCCAGCCAGGCCGTCCTCGCGGGGGTCCTGCAACGGCTCGGGGAGACCGGCACCACCATGCTCGTCGTCACGCACGAGCTGAGCGCGCTCCGCGGGGTGGTGGACCGCATCCTCGAGGTGGACCTCGGACGGCTGGCCTTCGACGGCCCCCCGGAGGCGTACGCCGACCACCAGGCCGGCCTGGCACGGGCCTCCCGGCGCGGGGGTGCGGCGTGA
- the era gene encoding GTPase Era: MPAEQTTYRSGFASLVGRPNAGKSTLTNALVGSKVAITSSKPQTTRHAIRGIRTTPTAQLVLVDTPGLHRPRSLLGQRLNDLVRDTLLSVDVIGFCLPSDQRVGPGDTYIAKDLVDLHRVRRVPVVAIATKADAVSRDRLAEHLVAIDQLGDWDAIIPCSAVRGDQVEEVADLLASYLPESPPLYPLDQISDEPTTVMIAELVREAALEGVRDELPHSLAVQVEEIVPREDRPEHDPLSDVRVNVYVERPSQKAIIIGRGGSRLRDVGAQAREGIERLLGHRVYLDLHVKVAKDWQRDPKALDRLGF, encoded by the coding sequence GTGCCCGCTGAGCAGACGACATACCGGAGCGGCTTCGCGTCCCTGGTGGGACGACCCAACGCCGGCAAGTCGACCCTGACCAACGCCCTGGTCGGGAGCAAGGTGGCCATCACCTCCTCCAAGCCGCAGACGACCCGGCACGCGATCCGCGGGATCCGCACGACCCCGACCGCCCAGCTGGTCCTCGTCGACACCCCCGGCCTGCACCGGCCGCGCTCGCTGCTGGGGCAGCGGCTGAACGACCTCGTGCGCGACACCCTGCTGTCGGTCGACGTCATCGGCTTCTGCCTGCCCAGCGACCAGCGGGTCGGCCCAGGGGACACCTACATCGCCAAGGACCTCGTCGACCTGCACCGGGTGCGCAGGGTGCCGGTGGTGGCGATCGCGACCAAGGCCGACGCCGTCAGCCGTGACCGGCTCGCCGAGCACCTCGTGGCCATCGACCAGCTGGGCGACTGGGACGCGATCATCCCGTGCTCCGCGGTGCGTGGCGACCAGGTGGAGGAGGTGGCCGACCTGCTGGCCTCCTATCTCCCGGAGTCGCCCCCGCTCTACCCCCTCGACCAGATCAGCGACGAGCCGACGACGGTCATGATCGCCGAGCTGGTCCGGGAGGCCGCCCTGGAGGGGGTGCGCGACGAGCTGCCGCACAGCCTGGCCGTCCAGGTCGAGGAGATCGTGCCGCGCGAGGACCGGCCCGAGCACGACCCGCTGTCCGACGTCAGGGTCAACGTCTACGTCGAGCGCCCCAGCCAGAAGGCCATCATCATCGGGCGTGGCGGCTCGCGGCTGCGGGACGTCGGGGCCCAGGCGCGCGAGGGGATCGAGCGGCTGCTGGGGCACCGGGTCTACCTCGACCTGCACGTCAAGGTGGCCAAGGACTGGCAGCGCGACCCCAAGGCCCTGGACCGGCTCGGCTTCTGA
- the dhaL gene encoding dihydroxyacetone kinase subunit DhaL produces MADLSAFQAWIAESARTLGEQATYLTDLDRAIGDGDHGSNMDRGFSACAELAEAEEFPSVDAYLKKVGMVLVSTVGGASGPLYGTFFLRLAGPLAAPGEIGARQMGQALRAGVDGIVARGKAERGDKTMYDAFAPALEAYEQAAAEGRGLSDCLTAAAGAAREGRDATEQMIARKGRASYLGERSAGHLDPGATSATLLLEAAAQALR; encoded by the coding sequence ATGGCTGACCTGAGTGCGTTCCAGGCCTGGATCGCGGAGAGCGCCCGCACGCTCGGCGAGCAGGCCACCTATCTCACCGACCTGGACCGCGCGATCGGCGACGGTGACCACGGCAGCAACATGGACCGGGGCTTCTCGGCGTGCGCCGAGCTCGCCGAGGCCGAGGAGTTCCCCAGCGTCGACGCCTACCTGAAGAAGGTCGGGATGGTGCTGGTGAGCACGGTCGGCGGCGCGTCGGGACCGCTCTACGGCACCTTCTTCCTGCGTCTCGCCGGGCCGCTGGCGGCACCGGGCGAGATCGGCGCACGGCAGATGGGGCAGGCGCTGCGCGCGGGCGTGGACGGCATCGTGGCACGGGGCAAGGCGGAACGTGGCGACAAGACGATGTACGACGCCTTCGCCCCGGCGCTGGAGGCCTACGAGCAGGCCGCCGCCGAGGGCCGGGGCCTCTCCGACTGCCTGACGGCGGCTGCCGGGGCAGCCCGCGAGGGACGGGACGCGACGGAGCAGATGATCGCGCGCAAGGGCCGGGCGTCCTACCTGGGCGAGCGCAGCGCGGGCCACCTCGACCCCGGGGCGACGAGCGCGACGCTGCTGCTCGAGGCCGCGGCGCAGGCGCTGCGCTGA
- the recO gene encoding DNA repair protein RecO, translated as MPTYREAAIVLRTHKLGEADRIVTLLTRGRGKVRAVAKGVRRTRSKFGARLEPGMVVDVQCYEGRNLDTVTQADGLAPYGEAIARDYPAFTAANVMLETCDQLTEEGQPATQHFRLLAGGLAALAGGEHDPRLVLDSYLIRALAIGGWRASFVDCARCGMTGPHRAFHVPSGGAVCPVCRPAGSTAPAPETFALLAALFSGDWGVADASQGRHRHEASGLVAAYLQWHLERGVRSLRHVERTS; from the coding sequence ATGCCCACCTATCGCGAAGCAGCCATCGTGCTGCGGACGCACAAGCTGGGCGAGGCAGACCGGATCGTCACGCTGCTCACCCGTGGCCGGGGCAAGGTGCGGGCTGTCGCCAAGGGGGTGCGGCGGACCAGGAGCAAGTTCGGCGCGCGGCTGGAGCCGGGAATGGTCGTGGACGTCCAGTGCTACGAGGGCCGCAACCTGGACACCGTCACCCAGGCCGACGGGCTCGCGCCCTACGGCGAGGCGATCGCCCGTGACTACCCAGCCTTCACCGCGGCCAACGTCATGCTCGAGACGTGCGACCAGCTCACCGAGGAGGGTCAGCCCGCGACCCAGCACTTCCGCCTGCTCGCCGGGGGGCTCGCCGCCCTGGCCGGGGGTGAGCACGACCCGCGCCTGGTCCTGGACTCCTACCTCATCCGGGCGCTGGCCATCGGGGGGTGGCGGGCCAGCTTCGTGGACTGCGCCCGCTGCGGCATGACCGGGCCGCACCGCGCCTTCCACGTCCCCTCGGGAGGGGCGGTCTGCCCGGTATGCCGTCCGGCCGGGTCCACCGCGCCCGCCCCCGAGACCTTCGCCCTCCTCGCGGCCCTGTTCAGCGGCGACTGGGGCGTCGCCGACGCGAGCCAGGGACGCCACCGGCACGAGGCGAGCGGGTTGGTGGCGGCCTACCTCCAGTGGCACCTCGAGCGCGGGGTGCGCTCGCTCCGGCACGTCGAGAGGACCTCCTAG
- a CDS encoding metal ABC transporter substrate-binding protein — translation MARLPHTLLPLLPLTLALAACGGAEPVPSGATTTAGAATQSSGVTAVDEPLAVTASFYPLEYLTARVAGEAAEVSTLTRPGLDPHDVELSPREVGALGAADLVIYSSGIQPAVDRAVETQAQGHALDVATAADLLALGESEDEHADHGDEDPHFWLDPERYGAVALVIADRLAQLDPARAAAYEANAAAVVSDLEELDQEFADGLARCDSRELVTTHEAFGYLAQRYDLHQTGITGISPESEPSAARLAEISAQVREQGVRTVYAEPLLSDAIARTVAQETGARVLTLDPADGLTQESAGEDYLEIMRANLAALQEGLGCS, via the coding sequence ATGGCCCGCCTCCCTCACACCCTCCTTCCCCTCCTCCCCCTGACCCTCGCCCTCGCGGCGTGCGGAGGGGCGGAGCCGGTGCCCTCCGGCGCGACGACGACGGCGGGCGCGGCGACGCAGAGCAGCGGCGTGACGGCGGTGGACGAGCCGCTCGCGGTGACCGCCAGCTTCTACCCGCTGGAGTACCTCACGGCGCGGGTCGCCGGGGAGGCCGCCGAGGTGTCGACGCTCACCCGGCCCGGCCTGGACCCCCACGACGTCGAGCTCTCCCCCCGGGAGGTCGGCGCCCTGGGGGCGGCGGACCTGGTCATCTACTCCTCGGGTATACAGCCGGCCGTGGACCGGGCGGTGGAGACCCAGGCCCAGGGCCACGCCCTGGACGTCGCGACGGCGGCGGACCTGCTGGCCCTCGGGGAGAGCGAGGACGAGCACGCCGACCACGGGGACGAGGACCCGCACTTCTGGCTCGACCCCGAGCGGTACGGCGCCGTCGCGCTCGTCATCGCCGACCGGCTGGCACAGCTGGATCCGGCCCGCGCCGCCGCCTACGAGGCGAACGCCGCCGCGGTGGTCTCCGACCTGGAGGAGCTGGACCAGGAGTTCGCGGACGGTCTGGCCCGGTGCGACAGCCGCGAGCTCGTGACGACGCACGAGGCGTTCGGCTACCTGGCGCAGCGCTACGACCTGCACCAGACAGGCATCACCGGGATCTCCCCGGAGTCCGAGCCGTCTGCCGCCCGCCTCGCGGAGATCTCCGCGCAGGTCCGTGAGCAGGGGGTGAGGACCGTCTACGCGGAGCCGCTCCTGAGCGACGCCATCGCGCGCACCGTCGCCCAGGAGACGGGGGCGCGGGTCCTCACGCTCGACCCCGCGGACGGTCTGACGCAGGAGTCGGCGGGCGAGGACTACCTGGAGATCATGCGGGCCAACCTCGCGGCCCTGCAGGAGGGGCTGGGCTGCTCGTGA
- a CDS encoding DUF21 domain-containing protein yields the protein MITLVLIAITTTVIAFLLSAGETALQRVGRHRAEQLLDEGRPGARALVRMSHDPAPYLAVATFVRVAAEAATAVVVTVAVDTLTDSHWRTALIAIGVMVVISFVVVGVSPRTLGRQHSEQVALLTAPVVRLLRLFLGPVAKLLILFGNAVTPGRGMPTARSPRRPSCATSSTSRVSRP from the coding sequence GTGATCACCCTGGTGCTCATCGCCATCACCACCACGGTGATCGCCTTCCTGCTGTCCGCCGGCGAGACCGCGCTGCAGCGCGTGGGCCGGCACCGCGCCGAGCAGCTGCTCGACGAGGGGCGCCCCGGTGCCAGGGCGCTGGTCCGGATGTCGCACGACCCCGCCCCCTACCTGGCCGTCGCCACCTTCGTGCGGGTGGCCGCCGAGGCGGCCACCGCCGTCGTCGTCACGGTCGCCGTCGACACCCTCACCGACTCCCACTGGCGCACCGCCCTCATCGCGATCGGGGTCATGGTCGTCATCTCCTTCGTCGTCGTCGGGGTCTCGCCGCGCACCCTGGGCCGGCAGCACAGCGAGCAGGTGGCCCTGCTCACCGCTCCCGTCGTGCGGCTGCTGCGGCTCTTCCTCGGCCCGGTCGCCAAGCTGCTCATCCTCTTCGGCAACGCCGTCACGCCCGGCCGGGGTATGCCGACGGCCCGTTCGCCACGGAGGCCGAGCTGCGCGACCTCGTCGACCTCGCGGGTGAGTCGGCCGTGA